One Vigna unguiculata cultivar IT97K-499-35 chromosome 11, ASM411807v1, whole genome shotgun sequence DNA window includes the following coding sequences:
- the LOC114170732 gene encoding beta-glucuronosyltransferase GlcAT14A-like — MMGSFHVEKKWQFPLIMISIVFIFFLATCFNMGLVSTIHSFNSILFFLPSRLAINQSAPVFVETKIPSTAPGPTVLAIPRFAYLISGSKNDLEKLWRTLLVLYHPLNHYIVHLDLESPLEVRLELASRIEKQPIFSEVGNVFMIQKANMVTYRGPTMISHTLHACAILLKRTKDWDWFINLSASDYPLVTQDDLLYTFSDVDRSLNFIEHTSHLGWKQEKRAMPLIIDPGLYRTNKSDVFWVGPKRTLPTAFKLFTGSAWMVLSRSFVEYVVWGWDNLPRTLLMYYTNFISSPEGYFQTVICNEPELAKTIVNSDLHYISWDNPPKQHPHVLTINDTNKMIASKAAFARKFKHNDPVLDEIDKQLLNREKEQLFTPGGWCSGNPTCSKVGNIYKITPGPGSRRLRFLVTRLTWMAKFGQKQCK, encoded by the exons ATGATGGGGTCCTTTCACGTAGAGAAGAAATGGCAATTTCCTCTCATTATGATCTCAATTGTTTTCATATTCTTTCTAGCAACTTGCTTCAACATGGGGCTTGTCTCTACAATTCACAGCTTCAATTCAATATTATTCTTTCTCCCATCTCGCCTAGCCATAAACCAGTCTGCTCCAGTTTTTGTGGAGACAAAGATTCCTTCTACAGCTCCAGGTCCTACTGTGCTTGCAATTCCTCGTTTTGCTTATTTGATTTCTGGCTCAAAAAATGACTTGGAGAAGCTTTGGAGAACTCTTCTAGTCCTTTACCATCCCCTGAACCATTATATTGTTCATTTGGACCTTGAGTCACCACTAGAGGTGAGGTTGGAGCTTGCTTCTAGAATTGAGAAACAGCCTATTTTCTCTGAGGTTGGGAATGTTTTCATGATTCAGAAAGCTAATATGGTCACTTACAGAGGACCAACCATGATTTCTCACACTCTTCATGCTTGTGCCATTCTGCTCAAGAGAACTAAGGACTGGGATTGGTTTATTAACCTCAGTGCTTCAGATTACCCTCTCGTGACTCAGGATG ATCTTCTATATACTTTTTCTGATGTAGACAGAAGCCTTAACTTCATTGAGCACACAAGTCATTTGGGATGGAAGCA GGAAAAACGGGCAATGCCTTTAATTATTGATCCAGGTCTTTACAGGACAAACAAGTCTGATGTTTTTTGGGTTGGTCCTAAGAGAACTTTGCCAAcagcatttaaattatttactg GTTCAGCATGGATGGTTTTATCACGCTCCTTTGTAGAATATGTTGTGTGGGGTTGGGATAATCTTCCAAGGACCCTTCTCATGTACTACACTAATTTCATCTCCTCCCCTGAAGGCTACTTTCAGACTGTGATATGCAATGAGCCAGAACTAGCCAAAACTATTGTGAACAGTGACTTGCATTATATTTCATGGGACAATCCCCCCAAACAGCACCCTCATGTCCTTACAATCAATGACACAAACAAGATGATTGCAAGCAAAGCTGCTTTTGCAAGGAAATTCAAGCACAATGATCCAGTCTTGGATGAGATTGATAAACAATTACTAAATAGGGAAAAGGAACAACTATTCACCCCAGGTGGTTGGTGTTCTGGGAATCCGACATGTTCAAAGGTTGGCAACATTTACAAGATTACACCTGGTCCTGGATCTCGAAGGCTGCGCTTCCTTGTAACTAGGCTAACTTGGATGGCTAAATTTGGTCAGAAACAGTGTAAATAG